CTGGGGATCCTATTCTTTTTGAAGCAGCTAAAGGGTCAAGTTTTTATAGAGATGAAATAACCTTGGCTTTGATAAAATGGCCAAAAACCGACGTCAATATTCACGATTCAAAGTTGAATCAGACCCTTTTAGAAAAGCTGCTGAATCAAGGCCGTGATAAAGAAATAAAACCTGTTTTAGCGGCTTTGTTAAATAGAAATGATCTTAAAGTCGAAAATATTAGCGAGAAATATTCTGTAGCTCACCTTGCTTTTACCCAAGGCCTTGTAACGGAGGCCATGCAGATAATTGAAAAAGGATCCAGCCCGAATTCTGTAAATGGAAACGATGTTCTTTTAAATTCATCCATCGCTTCTCAAAATAAATCTTTTACTGATTTTTTATTAAGCAGACCCGATATTGATATTAACTTAAGAGCGAATATTAAAGACATAGATAAAGGCACTACGTCTTTGCATGTAGCGACTCAGGTCGATGCAGTTGATATTATGCAAAAACTACTTCAGAAAAAAGCCCAGGTTAATTTCAAAGACTTAGCTGATAGATTGCCTTTGCATTATATAAAATCTAAAAACGCCGCAGAAATCTTGCTGTCCCAGGGCAGTCTTGTTGATGCCCTAGACAGCTCTGGCAATACGCCACTTTCCTATGCTGTTCAGGGTGGTAAGACTGACGTAGCAGAACTATTATTAAGCAAAAAAGCCAATCCAAATGCTTTGTTGGAAAAATCCCCATTGATTTGCAGAATCTTAGAAACTAGCCACAACATTATGTTGGAAAAGGTTTTTAAATATAATGTAAATCCAGCGGTTGATTGCGGCAATACTACACCGCTTCTGACGGCCATTGAAAATAGTAATATCTTCGCCACTCAACTTCTGCTTAAAGCAGGTGTCCCATTAGATAAAAAAGACGGCCAGAATAAACTTCCCTTACAAGAGGCTTCTAAAAAAGGTTTGTCAGAAATCGTAGAACTCCTTTTACAAAATGGTGCGCCAGTAAATCTTCGCGATGCTAATGATAACACCGCCCTTCATTTCGCGGCTAATGAGAAAGTGTTAAAGGCTCTTTTAAGCGCTAAAGCTGAGGTGAACGCAGTTAATGCAGAAGGTGACACTCCGCTTTTCGCTGCAATTAAAAATAATCGTAAAAACTTGCCGCAAATTTTATTGAATCATCAAGCTGAAATTCATGGTTCAAACCGTAAAGGTCACAGCTTATTAATTTTAGCTTTAGAAAATGACGATTTAGACTTGGTTAAAGTTTTAGCCAATGCGGGTGCAAACATTGACGGGGAAAAAGAGTCCATCGAAAGACCCATCTTTTTTATCGAAACACTTGCGGAAGCTGTGTTCTTTGTAGAACGCAAAGCCGAGCTGAATGGAACACTAAGAGCATTAGCTGAACTTATCAAGAAGTGGAATCGATGGAGAACTTTGACACCTGCAGAAACAGAAATTTTAATTTATCTATCTTCGCAAGGTGCGCGCTCTATAGAGTTTTTAGATACGGTTCTGATTGAGAACAACTTAAATCTTATGTCTGGTTTATTAAGCAGTGGTTGGTCGCTTTCTTATAAAGAGAATGGCAGAGGCATCGACTCTAATAAAATTAGCAGTCATGAAATGCTCATTTTGTTATTAAAAAATGATCATACCTTTGAAGATTATCAAAAATTTATTTATACTCTGGAATTCAATATTCGCCGTCAAACCAGTGAACTTGAATCAGCAAAAGCCAAATACGAAAGTAAAAAGGCCAGCGGCGAAATCGATAATGATCTTGCTATCAGAATGCAGGTGCTAAAATCCGCGATAGACTATGACACTAAGATGATCGAAATCGCTGAAGAGTGGAAAGAAGGAAAACTTAAGCTCTAGTTAGCAATGTATCGCTGATTTGCTAGAACAGGCATTTGACGTTTCTGAACTAGCACCTTGCAAGATCTGGCAAATGCAGGCGCCCTGCAGTAACTCGAACAAGTTCCTTCTATTTTTTCAACTTTAGGTATTTTCTAGGGACGGCATCTTTGTAAATGGGCTTTTCATACCAGCTATTTAGAATTTCTTGATAGCGCCCCGATTTACGAAGTTGCGCAAGGCCGCTATTAAATTTATTAATCAAGTCTTGGCCGTGTTTAATTTTTTTGGAAATCACTAAATGGTATTCAGCTCGTTGAATATAATGATCATTGTGCGTAATGAGGATCGCTTTTTCGCCATAAAGTTTTTTCGCCAGCACATAACCCACCTCGACATCACTGGGAACAGCTGCGGCTCTTTTAGCCATCAACATATTGAAACTCTGAACATCCGATAGCAAGCGAAGGACCTTTATAGCTCCTTTTTTTTCAGCCTCGATAAACCCATCCCCCATCCCGCCAAAGCCAATTGTTGAAGCGATAAGTTTATCTTTTAAATCTGCATAATCGTTCCAAGAAAAAGGAGTGGACTTAAGGTGAAAGAAAGCATAGTGCCCGACGTAAATAGGATCACTGAATAGGTAAAAAGGTTCACGCTCTTTCAGACGTACAAAAGCGATGGTTCCATCCCACTCTCCAGTTTTTGAAAACTGGGCCGCGCGTGCCCACGGAAAAAATCCGTACTGAACATCCACTCCCTTCACTGCAAATGCTTCTTTAGTGATATGAGCAAGTATGCCTTTATTTTCAAGATGTTCTGAAACAAAAGGTGACCACTCTCCCGTAGAGATGCGCACCACTTCGTTTGAAAACGCGGTTTGAACAAAAAGATTCAATAAAAGAAACAATAGCTGAGCTGGCATAAAAAAATATAATAGCACGGAAACAGTTAAATGATCCGGTGTTGAAGCTGTGTAATTCGCCAATGTTTCAAACAATAGACGAACCCCGGAAAATATAGACCGGAACTCTATTAAGTCCCGGTCTATATTCTGAAATATTTTAGATGTAAGAACCTAATTCCTTACTCATAAACCTTTTGCGCATCTTAATTGTGCTATTTGTTTCCATCTTTCCAAGTCTACGTGTAATCAGATCATTTTTAGATGGTTTTTTAGTCAATACTCCAGTTGATGCAAAAACTTCAACACCAGTATCTAGTGATTCATAAATTTCAAAAACATCGCAGGCTTTTAAATACTCAGTGCGTACGGATTGATTTTCAAAATTTGTATAAGTGTATTGGCTGTATTCTTTAGCGTCTTTTTCAGCCGCTTTTACTGCGGCAAGCGGAGTTGCTGCTTGGAACAATACTACACGCTCTTCAAGCAATTCAGCAAAGGCCTGTTTGCCTTTTCCGCTGGATTTACCCACAGCACGAGTTATATAAAGCGTTTTTACGGCAAACCATCTTTTATTTTTCATTGTCTCTTCCTATACATAGTTCAGGTCACTCACAACACCTAAGAACTATAGTACACAGTTGTTTTAGAAACCACGAATAAAGTCTTCAAGCTGCCTTTTTTCTTTTTGATCCAATGAAAATCCTAAAGGAGGCATGTGACCTTTTTGTATCAAGGCGCGAATAGTGCCTATGTGCTGGCGGCGTAAAAAACCGCGAGCGAAAGATCCACTTTCATTATGGCAGCGTACGCAAGTTTTGACTTTCAAGAAGGTATTATCTTCGCGAGAATGATATGAAAAAGGAACAGTCAGATGTGCATCCTCTTGGTCATGTGTCCGATCATAAACAATTCTGCCATAGGCCTTCATTCTTAAATTCCAAGTGTGGATCTTGATTCGCTCACGCCACGTTAAGGCAGCGTCCTGACTTTCTGCGAACGGACGGATCGCACGCGGGCCGTTGTTATGACAGATAAAACAATTGGCGCGATATTCAACTCGTTGCTCAATTAAATTGTCGCTCCATTTTAAATCACCGGGCTTTAACTGGTAAAAACGGGCCACCTTGGGATTTTTAGTTTTATCAATAAAGATGGCCAACCTGTCCCACTGGGTGGGATCAGCATTCGCTCCGTGATGACTTTGATTCATCATCCAGACATCCTGGTCTTTACCCCACTGCCAGGTGATTTTATTAAATACGGGTTTCAAATCCGCTGTTTTAGATTCCTCAGATTCAATAGTGAGCGCGTGGCCATCAAAAGCGATCCATGCGATAGCTACAAGCAGATAGATAAGAATGTAAAGCCCCTGTTTAAAAGAGGCTTTCCATTTTAGTGAAACCAGTTTCTGGCCTACATCGGGCATGTAAAGTTATATTCTTGGGATTCGATTTGAAGTTTGGCATAATAGGTAGGGTTTCCTGATCCAGGGCCACAACGTCCACATCTGCCACCGTAATTCTTGGGATAAGAAAAAGACAAAGTAGCTTCTTTCCCCGTTTGCTCAGAGGTTAAGCCATAAGTGTAAGGTAGTTCCACCACTTGCCAACCAGTGAAAGTTTCTGACGTCGTATCTGGGTTAGTTACTACGCCTGTTGCTTGCGCCGGGCGCGCTTGAATGACCGTAACACTTAAGGAGGCTCCGGCATCGCTAAAACAATTGTGAGTCCCTAGGACCACGGGAGCCGGCGTTGCCAAAGCCAAAGAGTTCAACATTAAAATCATAACAAATACTAAAGTTTTCATGGTTAATCCTTTCAGAGCTTTATCGCTGAATACTGATTAGCCCCTCTCGATAAATAATAAAAATTAATTGTTTTTATATATCCATTAGAATAACTAATACCTATGAAAATCTCGAACTTAGGCCTTTCCGCCTTCCTGCAGACCGCCAAGGACTTGAATATTACAAACGCCGCCAAAGAGCTGGGATTAACCCAGTCTGCTTTGTCGCAACGTATTTCCCTTCTTGAAGCAGATCTTGAAGTGACCTTGTTCGTGCGAGAACCACGAGGTTTAAAACTCACGGAGGCAGGAGAAAAACTGCTGAAATTTGCCAGTATTCAAAAGCAATTGGAAAACGAACTTCTGTGGGACATCAAAGGCTCTCAAGAAAATATCGCCGGTCATTTTAGATTAGCGGCCTATTCTTCGGTTTTACGCTCTATGATTATCCCTTCTTTAGCGGGCCTCATGCGCGCTCACCCGGGAATCAGCATCGATTTTCAGTCCTACGAAATGTATGAGCTTCCGGATGTTTTGAAATCTGCTAAAGCGGATCTTATCGTCATGGATTACAAGTGGGGTAAAAGCGGCTTGCATGAATCCGTGCTTGGTTATGAGGAGTTTGTGGTGATTGAAAGCGTGAAACATCAAAGTCCCGCTGACGTCTATTTGGATCATGGCCCCTTAGATAATGCGACGGAATCATTTTTTAAAAATCAGTCCAAAGTTCCCAAACTTATTCGTAGATCCTTTATGGGCGATGTTTATGGAATTATTGACGCGGTTGAATTGGGCCTGGGCCGCGCGGTGATGAGCCGTCATTTAGTCAACGACAATAAGTACGTGAAGATCGTTCCGGGATATCAAAAGTACAAACGACCCATTACTATTCACTACCACGATCAGCCCTATTATTCGCGCCTGCACAGTTTGATTTTAAAAGAACTTGAGAAAAAGGCGCCGTCCTTTTTGAGCTAAAAAACAAAAAAAGGCAGCACTGTTGGCTGCCTTTTCTTACGTGTAGTAAATCGAGAAATTAATTAATTTTGCGATACTTCTTACGTACAGCGTACGCACCATCAACGGCAGCTTTGGCATTGACCAAGCCCTTGCCAGTTTGATTTGGAATTTCAGTTTTAATTGGAGTCGCTGTACCGTCCATGATTTGACGAATTTTCCAAGAAGTGATGCCTGGAACGACAGATCTCATCAATGCCACAACACCTGCCACATAGGGAGATGACATTGAAGTACCGCTGAATTCTGCATAATCTGCGGCTTGAATTTCAAACTGCACCTTAAGTGACGAAGAGTTTGCTAAGTTAGCGATTAATTCTTCGCCAGCTGTTTTTTCGACCATAATTACAGGGACCTGGATTTCGTTTGGATCTTCACTTAATGACCCGCTTACCAAAGCTGAATCGTTATTGCAGATAACCAAAGCTGAAGCCCCCGCTTTTTGCGCGTTTTTGATTTTATCTAACAATGGCAAATTGCCACGTTTAACTACTAGGATCTTTCCTGTTGCATTTACTTTTGTAAGTTCATCCACTGTGCCGTATTCACCAAAAATAGATGCTTCATTTAGGGAAGTCGTAGGAACCCCGATAAATGTCACTCCAGGAAGAACTTTCCAATCACCACTTTGAGTTTGAAAGCTTGAAAGCGCAGCTCGGCCCATCCCCAATGGTACTGCAGAACGAATACCCACACCTGGCGCCATTAAGTCTAAAGCTGGGCTCCAGTTAGAAAACGCTGCACGCTGCCCGCTCATATCAACTGCACCTACTGCCGTCACAGAAAGATATCCCGCAGGCAAAGGAGTCGCCTCCATACCATTGTTACCCATAGCTGCAACAACTGGAATTTGCTCTCCGTCTAATTGATTAATCATAAATCTTTCAGTAACGCTTCCGCCGCCACCTAAAGACATATTCACAACATCTACTTTTTCACGAAGGGCCCAGCCTAGAGCTTTTGCAATCGCATCACTCTTACAACCTTTTACTCCGCACACTTTAGCAATAAGTAGTTTCGCTTGAGGAGCCACACCCACGGCCTCTTGTGCCGCTTGAGCTGCAATAATACCAGCTACGTGGGTTCCGTGACCGCCATCATCTTTTGTGTTTTCAGGGCCGCCTTCATCTGTAAAATTCTTCATTTGCTCAATTCGGCCCGCAAAAGCCGGATGATTTTGATCAATACCTGAATCGATCACCATCACGCGCGCGCCAACACCACGGCTCATAGTCCATGCTTGAGGTACGCTGATCATTTTAAGACCTTGGGAAACCGGCACCTGATTGTTCATCAAAGTCATGCGCGGTAAATTAGAAACCGGCGTCGGTGCCAGCTGCACCCGAGGAGCACCGTAAACTTTTTGTTTTTCGATGAAACGAAGGTCTTTTGCATCAACGAAATTAAAGATTTGATTCTGGTTCTGCGCTTCTACGATCAAAACTTGCAGATCAGACAAATCACTATCTAGACGAACCCCTGCATTATTCTGAATTGAAGATTTGAAGGCTTGCGCTTGATTGTGATCTTTAAATGAAATTAAGAATTTTTCAGCACTCGCTGAAGAGGCGATTAAAGATAAAACACCAACTGCAATGATAGTAGTAAGTTTTTGACGGTTCATTTTCTATTCCTTATTTTTTCGTGCAAGTATATTTGTGGCGAATGTTCATTGGTGCTTTATCAGGACAAAGCAGGATCGTAACATCATCCATTTCAATTTGATTTCCAACTGGTGTGAAGATCGTGATTGAATCCACAGCTAAAGGTAATGACGGACAGATCGCCGAAGAAACATGGGTCTGCATTCTGGCGCGAAGATTTTGTCCTTCACAACTTGTCGTATAAGTTGTTGGGAAGCCGTCACCTTTAGAACGGGTCACTGGAACTCCGTCAGCAATCAGCTTGGTGCCATTAATTTGATAGATGACCTGGCCTTTTTCATAGCCTTTGCTGATGCTAAACGAAGTGATCGGGCCAGACTCAGATGTACACTCGAAGTTGCCTGATAGCTCAGGGCAAGCAAATGCAGGAATTGAAACTAATAACATAATCAGATTTAAAATAATTTTTTTCATCGCAGGGACTAAATCGCTCCGTCTATTGCTTGTCAATACATGTGCAGAGATGGCGCAACAGGCGAAAAAATCATCCCGCGTTAACTAGATAAAGCAAACCGAAGACAGGCTTCGGTTTGCCTAAAATTCATTACTCACAGATCATATCTTGCGGCATGTAGGCATTGCCTTCACCGCACATGGCTTTCCTGAAAAGGCCGCGCAATTCTGCTGCAAATGAAAGCTGTTGCATGGTCATTTCACCCGCTCCAACTTTGGCCAATTCAGCTAGCATTTGATCATGCTTAAAGTGACTGAATTTTTCGATAAATTTTCTATCAATTTCTTTAAGGTTTAAAACCACATTCGAGAATGGAATTTCGATAGCTTTATATTCTGGATCGTAATCTCCATCAAAAGGCTTAAGATCTTGCGCCAATTCTCTATCATTCAGAAAGGTTTTTGCTGTCATGAAATTTGTAAGCTTAAGTTCGCTCCGGAAAGTGCGGTCGTACAATTTAATACGGCCTGGTAGCAGATCATGTAAGCCTCTTAAAGCAGCTTGATCCACGTTATTTACATGCTCTCTTAGCGCAGTCTCTGGGAACTTTTCTTGCAAAGCTCGCTCGTAGGATTCGCGAACCATCTCATGAAATACCAGCACTGTTAATTTTCGTGCCTCGACAGGCTTATGACCTTCTGCCAAGAACTTCTTATAAGTATTCACTAGTGTTATCGCCACAGTATAAACTGGAGCATTCTCGGCGTTCTTAGTATTGCCGCCAAGGTGCCAGCGGCTGCCATTTTCATAGTCAAAGATTGTACTTAGATCCAAACGACTGTTTTCAGTGTTCACTTCCTTCTTATGATCCCAAGCAAAGACATCGTGGGAAAATAAACCAATCACTCCCACGTCTTGAACATTGAATGAAGCCAAACCTTGTGAACAAAAAAGTGCTGCTAATAAAAATGAAAATCCTAATTTTGCAAATCGCATTGTTTCCTCCAGTGAAGTTTTCATGTCATAGACTGAAGGAATAGACAAAGAATACGCGCCAAGTTTTCAGTAGGTTTTCAGCTACGCGAATACGGACATTAATTTTCCCAGAACGCCCCGTAACACCCACCTGATTTACACATCACATCTTGATGTTTAACAATTTGCGCAGGTTTAAGTTCGTAATCGTAGACAGCAACTTTTCCAATCGCACCTAAGAAAAAAGAATTAAGACTGCGAGTAGCAATTCTTAACGGTGCAGACCCTGCACCGGGAATGACGTCGAATTGATGAAGGCCTTGCGTTTGTCTTAACCTTTTATTTTTATATATCTTCACGTAGCCTGTAGGATATGTAGCTGAAGTTGCTTTCGTATTGATCACTAAAGTCACGTGAAGCCACTGATCCACTTTCACAGCATCCTGAAAATAGGCGCCGGAACCTAAGCCGCCAGTTAAGTTAAATGCATAACCTGAAATTCGATTGGGACGATTTTCTGCGTTGGTGTATGAGTACATGCGCATGGCGTACTCATGTTCATTCGGCATTCCTTTACCCATCCAGTAAACGTAACCACTTCCTTCCACTTTTGGAAATTCCAAAGTGCGTGGTCTGATCCATGCTTCAAGTGTCAGTATCCCCGTAGTTGGCACCGATAAATTCGCAGCACTACGAATTTCTAAGTACTGATCAAGTCCATTAAAGTCTGCTGCGTATTCCCCGTTAGGCATTCTTACGGTGCGCGGACGAGATACTGAGGGAAAATATCTTCCCGCATTACCGTTCCCTGACAGATCCTGCTCGATCCCAAGTCTTGGTGAACCCATATTTAAAAACATCACTGGGTTATCAGCTAAAACAGACTTATTGTAATTAGATAGTCGATCGGATTGCTGTGAAGATTGAGCTTGCAAACCTACCGCAAAGACAAGAGCGCCTATGAAAGTTTTTGTAGTTAATAAAAAGACATTCTGTTGACTCATGAAACCTCCATAGGTTGCTCAATGCAATTCAATGAGAGATTCAATGAAGTTGCCATGGAAGAAAAGAGCCGTTGCGCAGATACATCAGGGTATAGCGACCTAAGCCTCTGCAATGTTGCAGGTTGGTTTTTAAAGAAGGATTTTTTGAATTTACTTTCTCTATTTTAA
This is a stretch of genomic DNA from Bdellovibrio reynosensis. It encodes these proteins:
- a CDS encoding DUF4288 domain-containing protein, whose protein sequence is MKNKRWFAVKTLYITRAVGKSSGKGKQAFAELLEERVVLFQAATPLAAVKAAEKDAKEYSQYTYTNFENQSVRTEYLKACDVFEIYESLDTGVEVFASTGVLTKKPSKNDLITRRLGKMETNSTIKMRKRFMSKELGSYI
- a CDS encoding LysR family transcriptional regulator, yielding MKISNLGLSAFLQTAKDLNITNAAKELGLTQSALSQRISLLEADLEVTLFVREPRGLKLTEAGEKLLKFASIQKQLENELLWDIKGSQENIAGHFRLAAYSSVLRSMIIPSLAGLMRAHPGISIDFQSYEMYELPDVLKSAKADLIVMDYKWGKSGLHESVLGYEEFVVIESVKHQSPADVYLDHGPLDNATESFFKNQSKVPKLIRRSFMGDVYGIIDAVELGLGRAVMSRHLVNDNKYVKIVPGYQKYKRPITIHYHDQPYYSRLHSLILKELEKKAPSFLS
- a CDS encoding LamG domain-containing protein, which gives rise to MSQQNVFLLTTKTFIGALVFAVGLQAQSSQQSDRLSNYNKSVLADNPVMFLNMGSPRLGIEQDLSGNGNAGRYFPSVSRPRTVRMPNGEYAADFNGLDQYLEIRSAANLSVPTTGILTLEAWIRPRTLEFPKVEGSGYVYWMGKGMPNEHEYAMRMYSYTNAENRPNRISGYAFNLTGGLGSGAYFQDAVKVDQWLHVTLVINTKATSATYPTGYVKIYKNKRLRQTQGLHQFDVIPGAGSAPLRIATRSLNSFFLGAIGKVAVYDYELKPAQIVKHQDVMCKSGGCYGAFWEN
- a CDS encoding S8 family serine peptidase — protein: MNRQKLTTIIAVGVLSLIASSASAEKFLISFKDHNQAQAFKSSIQNNAGVRLDSDLSDLQVLIVEAQNQNQIFNFVDAKDLRFIEKQKVYGAPRVQLAPTPVSNLPRMTLMNNQVPVSQGLKMISVPQAWTMSRGVGARVMVIDSGIDQNHPAFAGRIEQMKNFTDEGGPENTKDDGGHGTHVAGIIAAQAAQEAVGVAPQAKLLIAKVCGVKGCKSDAIAKALGWALREKVDVVNMSLGGGGSVTERFMINQLDGEQIPVVAAMGNNGMEATPLPAGYLSVTAVGAVDMSGQRAAFSNWSPALDLMAPGVGIRSAVPLGMGRAALSSFQTQSGDWKVLPGVTFIGVPTTSLNEASIFGEYGTVDELTKVNATGKILVVKRGNLPLLDKIKNAQKAGASALVICNNDSALVSGSLSEDPNEIQVPVIMVEKTAGEELIANLANSSSLKVQFEIQAADYAEFSGTSMSSPYVAGVVALMRSVVPGITSWKIRQIMDGTATPIKTEIPNQTGKGLVNAKAAVDGAYAVRKKYRKIN
- a CDS encoding c-type cytochrome, translated to MPDVGQKLVSLKWKASFKQGLYILIYLLVAIAWIAFDGHALTIESEESKTADLKPVFNKITWQWGKDQDVWMMNQSHHGANADPTQWDRLAIFIDKTKNPKVARFYQLKPGDLKWSDNLIEQRVEYRANCFICHNNGPRAIRPFAESQDAALTWRERIKIHTWNLRMKAYGRIVYDRTHDQEDAHLTVPFSYHSREDNTFLKVKTCVRCHNESGSFARGFLRRQHIGTIRALIQKGHMPPLGFSLDQKEKRQLEDFIRGF
- a CDS encoding substrate-binding periplasmic protein, yielding MFETLANYTASTPDHLTVSVLLYFFMPAQLLFLLLNLFVQTAFSNEVVRISTGEWSPFVSEHLENKGILAHITKEAFAVKGVDVQYGFFPWARAAQFSKTGEWDGTIAFVRLKEREPFYLFSDPIYVGHYAFFHLKSTPFSWNDYADLKDKLIASTIGFGGMGDGFIEAEKKGAIKVLRLLSDVQSFNMLMAKRAAAVPSDVEVGYVLAKKLYGEKAILITHNDHYIQRAEYHLVISKKIKHGQDLINKFNSGLAQLRKSGRYQEILNSWYEKPIYKDAVPRKYLKLKK
- a CDS encoding ankyrin repeat domain-containing protein; this encodes MKSTVKNMSSLMASVLVPLTVSQILMGCSASKTSIDPTEKLSFETEKCVFPWNFAESIERGDAACVAVNLKKGANPNTKIKTFWDPSISPLHHIITRGMFKDSPKIVQMLLQAGADPNETLSSGDPILFEAAKGSSFYRDEITLALIKWPKTDVNIHDSKLNQTLLEKLLNQGRDKEIKPVLAALLNRNDLKVENISEKYSVAHLAFTQGLVTEAMQIIEKGSSPNSVNGNDVLLNSSIASQNKSFTDFLLSRPDIDINLRANIKDIDKGTTSLHVATQVDAVDIMQKLLQKKAQVNFKDLADRLPLHYIKSKNAAEILLSQGSLVDALDSSGNTPLSYAVQGGKTDVAELLLSKKANPNALLEKSPLICRILETSHNIMLEKVFKYNVNPAVDCGNTTPLLTAIENSNIFATQLLLKAGVPLDKKDGQNKLPLQEASKKGLSEIVELLLQNGAPVNLRDANDNTALHFAANEKVLKALLSAKAEVNAVNAEGDTPLFAAIKNNRKNLPQILLNHQAEIHGSNRKGHSLLILALENDDLDLVKVLANAGANIDGEKESIERPIFFIETLAEAVFFVERKAELNGTLRALAELIKKWNRWRTLTPAETEILIYLSSQGARSIEFLDTVLIENNLNLMSGLLSSGWSLSYKENGRGIDSNKISSHEMLILLLKNDHTFEDYQKFIYTLEFNIRRQTSELESAKAKYESKKASGEIDNDLAIRMQVLKSAIDYDTKMIEIAEEWKEGKLKL